The following coding sequences lie in one Streptomyces albofaciens JCM 4342 genomic window:
- a CDS encoding SDR family oxidoreductase, producing the protein MTAQDKPLPAFSGKAALVTGASRGIGYGIAKALVARGDKVCITGRNEDALKEAVETLGADRVIGVAGKAHDEAHQGVAVERAMEAFGRVDYLVNNAGTNPVFGPIADLDLNVARKVFETNVVSALGFAQRTWHAWQKDNGGAIVNIASIAGVSASPFIGAYGMSKAAMINLTFQLAHEFAPVVRVNSIAPAVVKTKFAAALYENREEEAAAGYPMGRLGIPADIGGAAAFLLSDAAGWITGQTLQVDGGLFLNAGV; encoded by the coding sequence ATGACCGCACAGGACAAGCCGCTGCCCGCGTTCTCCGGCAAGGCGGCGCTGGTCACCGGCGCCAGCCGGGGCATCGGATACGGCATCGCCAAGGCGCTGGTGGCCCGCGGCGACAAGGTCTGCATCACCGGCCGCAACGAGGACGCCCTGAAGGAGGCCGTCGAGACGCTGGGCGCCGACCGCGTCATCGGCGTCGCGGGCAAGGCCCACGACGAGGCCCACCAGGGCGTCGCCGTGGAACGGGCCATGGAGGCGTTCGGCCGCGTCGACTACCTGGTCAACAACGCCGGTACGAACCCGGTCTTCGGCCCGATCGCGGACCTCGACCTGAACGTCGCCCGCAAGGTGTTCGAGACCAACGTCGTCTCCGCGCTGGGCTTCGCGCAGCGCACCTGGCACGCGTGGCAGAAGGACAACGGCGGCGCGATCGTCAACATCGCCTCCATCGCGGGCGTCTCCGCGTCGCCGTTCATCGGCGCGTACGGCATGAGCAAGGCCGCGATGATCAACCTGACGTTCCAGCTGGCGCACGAGTTCGCGCCGGTGGTACGGGTCAACTCGATCGCCCCGGCGGTGGTCAAGACCAAGTTCGCGGCCGCGCTGTACGAGAACCGTGAGGAGGAGGCCGCCGCGGGCTACCCGATGGGCCGCCTCGGCATCCCCGCGGACATCGGGGGCGCGGCGGCGTTCCTGCTGTCCGACGCGGCCGGCTGGATCACGGGGCAG